The DNA sequence TCTTGGGGAAGAGGAACTCATCAATGTTGGCTCTCAATGAGAAGTTGAGCAAAGGGAACACCAACATCACATGGAAAGCATAGCTCAAACGGACCAAAGTGTTAAGCAATGAACTAACAGCAGAACCAGTAGCATTCTGATCAAAGTTTATGAGAATGTCTGATTCTATTGAATCACCAAACAACAGGTACCCAAATAGCCCTATTGCAAAGTATATTCCGGCACACAGCAACAATGCTATTCTAACCGCTTTTGTCATGTCTGATGGCTTCTCAAGCTCAAAACCAATTGGATGTACTGCAAAACATGGATCAATCTTAGCAAAATAGTAATGTTATGGCCAAGAGTATCTTTCAATGAAAAGATGAGTACCATTGAAATGGAAAGTGTAGGCTGTGACAATGACAGGAACAGCTGTGAAGAGATCAAAGAAAGAAGTATTTTGATCCAATTGAGGAAGCAATCTAGGCGTTTGTGTGTGTCCTTGCACAATAGCAATAATAGCCATAACCGAACATATTCCAACAAATGCCACAGCAAGAAACGTTGATATTGCAGAGCTGAATTTCAACGACTCTGCCAAAAGAAACCAAAATATAAGCATGCATGTTACACATATGGCGCACATGCACCATACTAAGTCTCATAAATTTAAACGTATTAAGACGTGAATATCTATTgtgttaaataatttatttaaatatattaaattatctaaccaTTATCAACTGTGATATTTACCTACCCGACGGAACATGACCAAGGGAAGCATAACAAAAATCAAGACAATAAGGAGTGCAAATTCACGAGAATTCCACCATTGAATTCCAAACCATTGCTGCAAGATTCCCAAGTGTACTTCTCCTTCTCCTTGCTTCCCAGAAACAACATCACCTGTTCACTCAAAAATAACGTTATTAAACCCGGACAATAATTTCAAATAAAACAAACCAAAAAcccaatatttttaatttaaacaaaaaataagttattagatgtatattaaaattactcaccaaaaattagttattagtacaaaatatatcaaaaatgaattaaacaacatatatttatacataaaataattagtgtacaaatagtattttttaaaaaaataactaaagctAAAAAATTTTGCTGAAGCTAAATTCTCACACtaattatagattttttttttcttaaattagcTAAAATATTCTCCGCCTCGAATTCATAACAACTAATAAGGAAATTAATTTAAGTAAGCTTATTTGATTACTTgagaaaagaaaatcaaaacaaataaagaaacaTGCTTACCGATAATAATTAAGTACATAATTAAGCATCCAAGGTTAGTGATTATAACACCGACTTGTGCAGCAACTGCTCCTAACGAACCAAACGCCTCTCTCATCACGCCGGCATACGTCGTCGTTTCCCCGGAATGCGTGAACCTCATCAGAAACTCCACCGATATCTCCGCCAGAATCGCCGTTACAAATATCATCAAGAACGCCGGAACTACTCCTAGCACCTTCATCGTCGCCGGAACTGACATAATTCCCGCGCCAATTACGCTCGTGGCCACGTTGAACACGGCACCGGATACCGTCGCCGGGGGCACCTCTTGCGCCACCAGCTTAGTAGCTGGCAAGAGTGGGACGCGTGCTCCGGCCACCGGGGACATTTTCACGGAAAATATGTCACCGGAAGAGAaataagagagaagaagaaaggaagcagCAGAAGCAGCTTTATTTTgcagaaattattattattaacgtaCAAAACCAGTGTTGGTTTTTATAGGCACGTGAGATGAATGATTGGGGTGTTTGGATTACCAATAATGCCCTCAGAATGTGCACGTGCTAAACGTGAAGGCGTTATGGGGGAGAGGGGTAGGATTGTAATTCCGATGAGGAGGTTCTGCGTGGTGCTTTTTGTTTGGTTAGTATAATATGCGATTGTGTGAGAGACAGGTTGGAATGGTGAATGGGGACGCGCAATGAATGTGGACGGAAAAGTGGTTGATGTGAATGTTATACCCTTTTCCAGTTTTCCTCTTACTATTCGGCTATTGGCTTATAAGATGGCGTTCAACGTTTCTGTTTGTCATGCCTATTTTCGTTTTCGTAAATTATTTGGTGTCGAATTGGCCGAATTTGTATTTTATGataagttttaaatatttaaaaattatttatttttatattttttaaattaaatattaatttttttttaaataaactagACAACTATATGTAGATATCATTGCTTGCACTATTCTGTTTTTCCATGCGTAAGTGTAAATCTGTATAATGTGCTCTTTAATTAATTTCGATGGCAACCTACCCCTTCTATTTTATAGTTTGAGaagtaatttttagtattttttataattatttaatcaatataaatattaatataaattatttttaataaataaattttattaatttataggtgtaaatttcaaaaataataaaatattaaattggttTTTTATGTTTGGGTGTAATCATgtcttatttgaataaaaaaaaaattatttaactttaatgtAATTCTACGTgaagtcaaagttaaataattaacgaaatgtcctatATGACAGCAATACAAGAATAAGATCGATGATATAGAAAATAAGTACAAGCTCTAGAGACACAAAGTCAACTCTGGAtgcaataatatatttatttattattttttttacaatttaaatgaaatattttctatagaactaaggagaataataaataaatgtattgatgcatttatggttgattttgtgcatctagagcttgtacttgttctctaaattatcgattttgttcttgtactgctgtcatgtaggacattccgttaattatttaactttgaccttatGGTGGGACTATGTTAaagttaaatgaaatttttttttattcaattaggacactttaaaccttaaaggACTAAATCAGGATTACCCAAACGTAAGGaactaatttaatactttatcctTTTGAAAAATATGAATACAAATTGCAAATTATTACTAACCAAATATcaacaaaaaatgataatatttgctGATTAATGTAGTATTGCTTTTATATATTAgcactctttttattttatttttgttctaaattaaatcttatttttaattttaaaaatcattaattatatttttgtttattttttattattaaaaagttagaagattaaaaaattaatttaaaaacagtatttgaatttttttttatcttttttctcttattaattatattttaataaaattaataatcatcataatatttgtataaaataaaaaaaacatttaatataaAATGGAGAGAATGTATTATTCACATCCGAtaaattcgattcaaaatttgaattttggaggtgaACTTAGTTAGtttgtattattattaattacattaagtttgtaatttttttattatattttctattCTGTCAGACTAAAGATTAATTTATTGtcgaaattttattaaaattatttttttaaataataaattattatatacataaaataaaatttgaaccaTGTGATATTTATTTATGTGGACAAGTGAACTAACTTTTTGATTAAACTAAATTGATTTTAAACACAATTTTATATAGTGGCTAGTTTTTAATATCTATATAACATAATTAATTTCTACATCCCTTTCCACCTAGTCCCCATCAACAATCATCCCACCACCTCTAGCTAGTTCATTCCCCTTCTAGGATTCCAGCACTGTACTCTGATCTTTATTTATGTTAACTGTTGCATTAGTAATAATGCTAACATATATATGGTATCTATTCTAAacctttagaaaaaaaaaagtaacaacaATTTTACCTATGAAAATAAAACCACAATTCTCATTCTTTACATCAACCTCAATCCAAAACACATTGGTGCCTTCTGTCTATCATTTTATAAACACCTCCCTTCCCCACTTATTTATGTCAAGTTACATCACACAGATCGATCTAGCATACCAGTAATTCATTTAATCGAAAACGCCTTTGCTTGCATTATTAGAATAGTGAAATAATGGCCCCATTAAAGTGTATTGAACATGCACGTTATAGTGACATGGGAAGCAGGTAGCTACCACCACCActaaaattaaaaagcaaaaagaaattcaaaagttcaaaactcaaTAATGCGTGGTTTTTATCTAGAGCAATAATGCAATATCTTGCTCTCTACCATCGGCGGTAGTTTTGTTATACGTAATATTGTttgtttaattagttaatatttttgctTTTCTAACTcaaatatcttaaattatttaagtttaaattcatacttaattataataatatataatatattggaTTAATAGATAAAATAGACTTAAATAATTGACCTTCTTAAATGTTGACTAATTAAAACACTCAATTAAATAAACACAAAATCACAAgaccttttaaaatttaaattcttaattttgCAAACTTTTTTTTTCCAGATATTCTAGGGCAGACAGATTTTAGTAATTTTGGCTATTATTTGGCCAACACagatactaaattatttttaataaataaattttattaatttatgtgtgtaaTAAAAATGTGGGTGTAAATTATATTGACTCATATGTGCAAATTCTGATAATAAATATatgtacaaattatatatttcttaAGTGGAAACACGAGAAAATATGAGTATAAACTATTGTTTGGCCAAGTTTAATGcttaaaatgataatatttactGATCACGTAATATTActatttactgctttttcttatCTACTTAACttagtattattttattctttatgagttttttattgattttttttactaaacaaagaatattcaataattattataatttttagtatttatcattcgaactataaaattttaaatattttatattttatatatttcaatttttttacaactataataataaaaaattaaagaattagtgCTTTTTTAAAAAGAAGGCTAATACACGGtactaaaaagagaaaatataaatTCAACAATGTTAATTAACTCCCGTTAATAATTCTACAACTccaataatttagaaaaaaaaatgagatacaaccttcaaaaattcaaagaatcaaatttaataataagtttgattttaattatttgcAATGAGATTTCAAAAAATGATTTGATATTTTATATagagaaatttattattttaagtaaaatctatactaaaattatttaaacaattATTCTTTATCTAGTATAAATGTTTTGCCCACCCAAAAATTATGTTCAAGCTCTGTCAGTGCTCTCTACCATTTATAAAACCCATAATAGAAATATTATATTCTTAACCTCATAAATATAGATTTCACACACTAAATATATTTTCCGGTTTTTCCTAAAAAAATCTGGTAATTAAAGAGCAAAAGCAAgagatttataaaaaattaaaataaaattgtatatTTATGATAACATATGTGTTAGAGatgtaataatttatttcttattaatttaatttttaataaataattttataatatgatattaaaacttttataattgaaaaacctaaaattttatctttattacattcaaaataaaaaatttattcagtataagataaactaaaaaaaaaacagcaaaaaaTAAAGACAACATATGAGacctaaaataattattaaaactttTAGTCATACAATGAACTTACAAAtgcaaataattttataaaaaaattggaaaaatatTGATCACCGTATATAAGAAAAACACTCAAATGACCAAAGGGAGAAAATAAGGG is a window from the Arachis hypogaea cultivar Tifrunner chromosome 17, arahy.Tifrunner.gnm2.J5K5, whole genome shotgun sequence genome containing:
- the LOC112765377 gene encoding amino acid transporter AVT6C yields the protein MSPVAGARVPLLPATKLVAQEVPPATVSGAVFNVATSVIGAGIMSVPATMKVLGVVPAFLMIFVTAILAEISVEFLMRFTHSGETTTYAGVMREAFGSLGAVAAQVGVIITNLGCLIMYLIIIGDVVSGKQGEGEVHLGILQQWFGIQWWNSREFALLIVLIFVMLPLVMFRRVESLKFSSAISTFLAVAFVGICSVMAIIAIVQGHTQTPRLLPQLDQNTSFFDLFTAVPVIVTAYTFHFNVHPIGFELEKPSDMTKAVRIALLLCAGIYFAIGLFGYLLFGDSIESDILINFDQNATGSAVSSLLNTLVRLSYAFHVMLVFPLLNFSLRANIDEFLFPKKPLLSTDNKRFLTITLALLVSSYVFAIALPDIWYFFQFLGSTSAVCLAFIFPASIVLRDAPGIATKRDKMIALIMVIVAAVTSVIAISTNISNYFGSSSS